The Treponema medium genome has a window encoding:
- a CDS encoding leucine-rich repeat domain-containing protein, whose product MSFEKLPPGKASYTVKHYQEKIEGGYPAEPAESENQNGTVGANAAYTAKNYTGFTYKSALTKVNNTVQTEGTINADSSTVVELYYERNTVNVTFKLASGNVSGNTADIIKTGKYGTALTAPAPEREGYAFKGWSPAPPSPLAFPAINTEYTAQWKINKYPVTFNVDGAGGTLKATADGVAETEMSPIAVEHGKTVAFIATPATGYRVKGWTLDGTAIAEAGTNTEYTLTVTKPAAVTVSFEPKKALLTLEAGKNTVKVKAKTADGKPITVEGCTVTELANEAETTLTAKVAGTQIALIGELTELNCRGSEDTSNRSLVALDVSGCTALQKLDCAKNQLTALDVQGLKDLQELNCRSNQIPELDVHGLTALQKLECQGNKITALNVQGLTALKELDCQSNKELTALHVHGCTALQKLNCRFNKLTALDVSGLTALQELDCQSNQLKTLNVQGLTALQKLYCDDNQLADLDVSGLTALQELICHTNQLTTLNVQGLTKLQQLYCSNNQLTALNVQSCTALKKLECYKNKLNADAFTKLFNDLPAREVSDKAKALLYADRAGVTEENCKDFSTPESLKKAFENARDVKHWKMQKANHFGFGEDI is encoded by the coding sequence GTGAGCTTTGAAAAACTCCCGCCCGGCAAAGCCTCGTATACGGTAAAACACTATCAGGAAAAAATAGAAGGCGGCTATCCTGCAGAACCGGCAGAAAGCGAAAATCAAAACGGCACGGTAGGAGCCAACGCCGCATACACGGCAAAAAACTACACAGGCTTTACCTACAAGTCTGCGCTTACCAAAGTAAACAACACCGTACAGACAGAAGGTACGATAAATGCTGACAGCAGCACCGTCGTAGAACTCTATTACGAGCGCAATACGGTGAACGTAACCTTTAAACTTGCAAGCGGCAATGTCAGCGGCAATACGGCCGATATCATAAAAACAGGCAAATACGGAACAGCCTTGACCGCACCCGCTCCCGAACGAGAGGGTTACGCTTTTAAAGGATGGTCTCCCGCTCCGCCGTCCCCTTTAGCATTCCCCGCCATAAATACGGAATACACGGCACAGTGGAAGATAAACAAATACCCCGTAACCTTCAACGTAGACGGCGCCGGAGGCACGCTTAAAGCAACGGCGGACGGCGTAGCGGAAACGGAGATGAGTCCCATAGCCGTTGAGCACGGCAAAACCGTAGCCTTTATCGCAACGCCGGCCACTGGTTATCGTGTAAAGGGTTGGACGCTTGACGGAACAGCCATCGCCGAAGCAGGCACAAACACGGAATACACGCTTACTGTAACAAAGCCTGCCGCCGTTACCGTAAGCTTTGAGCCAAAAAAAGCCCTCCTCACCCTTGAGGCAGGCAAAAACACCGTCAAAGTGAAGGCAAAGACAGCTGACGGCAAGCCCATAACTGTGGAAGGCTGCACCGTAACCGAGCTTGCAAACGAGGCGGAAACCACACTGACCGCAAAAGTGGCGGGAACACAAATTGCCCTAATAGGAGAGCTCACCGAGCTTAACTGTAGAGGCTCAGAAGACACTAGCAATAGATCGCTGGTTGCCCTTGACGTGTCAGGATGCACTGCCTTGCAAAAGCTTGACTGTGCCAAAAACCAGCTCACCGCCCTTGACGTGCAAGGCTTAAAGGATTTGCAAGAGCTTAACTGCAGAAGCAATCAGATACCTGAGCTTGACGTGCACGGCTTAACCGCATTGCAAAAGCTGGAGTGCCAAGGCAATAAGATTACCGCCCTTAACGTGCAGGGCTTAACTGCTTTGAAAGAGCTTGACTGCCAAAGCAATAAGGAGCTTACCGCCCTTCACGTGCACGGCTGTACCGCCTTGCAAAAGCTTAACTGCCGGTTCAATAAGCTCACCGCCCTTGACGTGTCAGGCTTAACCGCATTGCAAGAGCTTGACTGCCAAAGCAATCAGCTCAAGACCCTTAACGTGCAAGGCTTAACTGCATTGCAAAAGCTTTACTGCGATGACAATCAGCTTGCCGACCTTGATGTGTCAGGCTTAACTGCTTTGCAAGAACTTATCTGCCACACCAATCAGCTTACTACCCTTAACGTGCAAGGCTTAACTAAATTACAACAGCTGTACTGCTCCAATAATCAGCTCACTGCCCTCAACGTGCAAAGTTGCACCGCTTTGAAAAAGCTGGAATGCTACAAAAATAAGCTTAATGCCGATGCCTTCACAAAGCTCTTTAACGATTTGCCGGCACGTGAGGTAAGCGACAAGGCAAAGGCTCTGCTTTATGCCGACCGAGCAGGCGTTACCGAAGAGAACTGCAAAGACTTCAGCACTCCCGAAAGCCTTAAAAAAGCCTTTGAGAACGCAAGAGATGTAAAGCACTGGAAGATGCAAAAAGCGAATCACTTCGGATTCGGGGAAGACATTTAA
- a CDS encoding Rpn family recombination-promoting nuclease/putative transposase yields the protein MTTANRKYKDSVFVDLFSEDEKAKENFLSLYNALHHTNLPLSCPVENIRLDNIMYMNIINDVSCLVDDKIIVLAEHQSTINENMPLRFLQYIARLYEKLQKPTDRYLRTLSKIPTPEFYVFYNGIEDYPETITLKLSDAFITKPEQVPLELTVRVLNINKDKGGEILKTCKTLDEYSLFVEEVRIQTQLDPENGFTNAVKICIEKGILKEYLQRKAREVINMLIAEYDYDTDIAVQREEAGRIAFAQGISQGSRQKAFETAKLMKLEAFDIDMITKMTGLSHEEIEDLN from the coding sequence ATGACTACAGCAAACAGAAAATACAAAGATTCGGTATTTGTTGACCTATTCAGTGAAGATGAAAAGGCTAAAGAAAACTTTTTATCTCTTTACAATGCCTTGCATCATACTAATTTACCGCTTTCCTGTCCTGTAGAAAATATAAGGCTTGATAATATAATGTACATGAACATTATTAATGATGTTTCCTGCCTTGTAGACGATAAGATTATTGTATTGGCAGAACATCAATCGACAATAAACGAGAATATGCCCTTACGCTTTTTACAATACATCGCAAGACTGTATGAAAAACTGCAAAAACCAACCGACAGGTATTTAAGAACACTATCAAAAATACCGACACCTGAGTTCTATGTATTTTACAATGGCATAGAAGATTATCCGGAAACGATAACGCTCAAACTATCCGATGCTTTTATTACAAAACCTGAACAGGTACCACTGGAGCTGACAGTACGGGTACTGAATATAAATAAAGATAAAGGCGGCGAAATACTCAAGACGTGTAAAACGCTCGACGAATACAGCCTTTTTGTAGAAGAAGTGAGAATCCAAACACAACTCGACCCTGAAAACGGCTTTACTAATGCGGTAAAAATATGTATAGAAAAAGGCATCTTAAAAGAATACCTACAAAGAAAGGCACGGGAGGTAATCAACATGTTAATAGCCGAATATGACTATGATACGGATATTGCAGTACAGAGAGAAGAAGCAGGCAGAATAGCTTTTGCCCAAGGAATATCTCAAGGTTCCCGCCAAAAAGCATTCGAAACGGCAAAACTAATGAAGCTTGAAGCTTTTGATATTGATATGATTACAAAGATGACCGGTCTCTCCCATGAAGAAATAGAAGACCTGAACTAA
- a CDS encoding ABC transporter ATP-binding protein codes for MLTIRNVSKTYGRSAGKAVDNLSFEAKTGEIFGFLGPNGAGKTTTIKMITGVIAPDSGDILIGGTDILKYPLEAKRKIGYVTDNPEVFVQFKALEYLNFVADVYGVSTEKRQKRIAEYTALFEIDTVLNTRIASFSHGMKQKLLIAASLIHQPELWILDEPIVGLDPQSAFRLKTLMRSYADSGKTVFFSTHIMEIAEKVCDKLAIINKGQMLFCGSLPELQAQRGTNDSLEHLFLTMTERGASTVVPS; via the coding sequence ATGCTTACAATACGAAATGTTTCAAAAACGTATGGACGGTCGGCGGGAAAGGCGGTTGATAACCTCTCTTTTGAGGCGAAAACTGGAGAGATTTTCGGCTTTTTGGGGCCGAACGGAGCGGGAAAAACGACGACCATCAAAATGATCACCGGTGTCATTGCGCCCGATTCGGGGGATATTCTCATCGGCGGTACCGATATACTGAAATATCCGCTGGAAGCAAAGCGGAAAATCGGGTATGTAACGGACAATCCCGAAGTGTTTGTGCAGTTTAAGGCGCTCGAATACCTCAACTTTGTGGCTGATGTGTACGGTGTTTCTACCGAAAAGCGGCAGAAGCGGATTGCGGAGTATACCGCGCTTTTTGAAATCGATACGGTACTGAACACGCGCATCGCAAGTTTTTCGCACGGAATGAAGCAAAAGCTGCTCATTGCGGCAAGCCTTATCCACCAGCCGGAATTGTGGATTTTGGATGAACCCATTGTCGGGCTTGACCCTCAATCCGCGTTCCGCCTGAAAACTCTGATGCGGAGCTACGCCGATTCGGGAAAGACGGTGTTTTTTTCCACGCATATTATGGAAATTGCCGAAAAGGTATGCGATAAACTCGCGATTATCAACAAAGGGCAGATGCTGTTTTGCGGGTCGCTGCCTGAACTGCAAGCACAGCGCGGCACAAACGATTCGCTTGAGCATTTGTTTTTAACGATGACGGAAAGAGGCGCTTCAACTGTCGTTCCTTCGTAA